A stretch of the Bacillus anthracis str. Vollum genome encodes the following:
- the pabB gene encoding aminodeoxychorismate synthase component I — MQRRKSLALSIPYQLDFFKQYKFLSKDKPQHILLESGRGGRYNIVGLNPVAVIRGKGEALHISESGKETIKQGNPLDLMQEYMERWKTDYNPEYPPFQGGAIGYFSYDCIRYIEKLPSLAEDDINIPDIFFLLFDDVFVYDQKEKVLWIITHYVDKHEEAKERLNEWKILWATEAPEVTIPFACPEKKNEAVAFTEESFMKAVECIQEYIGAGDVFQVNLSTRQERTLQTHPLEIYTSLREINPSPYMGYLELGDFQIVSGSPELLIKKQGTEVSTRPIAGTRSRGANEQEDEELARELIENEKERAEHVMLVDLERNDLGRVCKYGTVEVDEFMVIEKYSHVMHIVSNVRGEVEEDKDAFDLVKAVFPGGTITGAPKIRTMEIIEELEPVRRGIYTGSIGWIGYSGDTELNIVIRTLLAKDGKAHVQAGAGIVIDSNPENEYKESLKKAIALWRAKERSEETVR; from the coding sequence ATGCAACGAAGAAAATCTTTAGCGCTTTCTATTCCATATCAGTTAGATTTCTTTAAGCAATATAAATTTCTTTCTAAGGATAAACCGCAACACATTTTGTTAGAGAGTGGACGTGGCGGTCGTTATAACATCGTGGGATTAAACCCAGTAGCGGTAATCCGAGGGAAGGGTGAAGCGTTACATATAAGTGAAAGTGGTAAGGAAACAATAAAGCAAGGAAACCCATTGGATTTAATGCAGGAATATATGGAGCGATGGAAAACGGATTATAATCCGGAATACCCGCCTTTTCAAGGTGGTGCAATTGGTTACTTTAGTTATGATTGCATCCGTTATATTGAAAAACTTCCTTCTCTTGCGGAGGATGATATTAATATACCTGATATATTCTTTTTATTATTTGATGATGTGTTTGTGTATGATCAAAAAGAAAAAGTATTATGGATTATTACACATTATGTAGATAAGCATGAAGAGGCAAAAGAGCGATTAAATGAATGGAAGATTCTTTGGGCGACAGAAGCGCCGGAAGTGACTATACCGTTTGCGTGCCCTGAAAAGAAAAATGAAGCAGTTGCTTTTACTGAAGAAAGCTTTATGAAGGCGGTTGAATGTATTCAAGAATATATTGGGGCTGGTGATGTGTTCCAAGTAAACTTGTCGACAAGACAAGAAAGAACGTTACAAACACACCCACTAGAAATATATACAAGTCTTCGTGAAATTAATCCATCTCCATATATGGGTTACTTGGAGCTCGGGGATTTTCAAATTGTAAGTGGATCGCCAGAGTTGCTAATTAAGAAACAGGGAACTGAAGTAAGTACAAGACCAATTGCTGGAACGAGATCTAGAGGGGCAAATGAACAAGAGGATGAAGAATTGGCAAGGGAATTAATTGAGAATGAAAAAGAAAGAGCAGAGCACGTCATGCTTGTGGATTTAGAACGAAATGATTTAGGACGTGTTTGTAAATATGGCACTGTAGAAGTAGACGAGTTTATGGTAATTGAGAAATACTCACATGTTATGCATATTGTTTCTAATGTGCGTGGTGAGGTGGAAGAAGATAAAGATGCTTTCGATTTAGTGAAGGCTGTATTCCCTGGAGGAACAATTACGGGTGCTCCGAAAATACGTACGATGGAAATTATTGAAGAATTAGAACCTGTTCGCCGAGGGATTTATACAGGTTCAATCGGTTGGATTGGTTATTCTGGAGATACAGAATTGAATATTGTAATTAGGACACTTCTTGCTAAAGACGGAAAAGCGCATGTACAAGCAGGGGCGGGAATTGTCATTGATTCAAATCCGGAAAATGAATATAAAGAGTCGTTAAAAAAGGC